The Acidobacteriota bacterium region ACGAATTCGACCGTCAGCGCAAATACGGCGACCTCAATCGGCGGCGCGATTCTGATCAATAACAGCGGCGCAACCGCCAACATCACGAGCAGCACGTTCAGCGCAAACTCGGCATCCTCCAGCGGCGGCTCTATCGGAGTGCTTACGGGAACGGTCAACGTCAGAAATTCGATCTTCGCAGACGGCACTGCTCCGTCCGGTCCTGAAATCTCAGGGACGATCGTTTCGCAAGGCTATAATTTGATCAAAAACGCCGCCGGAGCGACGATCACCGGAGTTACGACAGGCAATCAGCTGAACGTCGATCCGCTGCTCCTTCCGCTCAATACAAACGGCGGCGGAAGCCGCACGCAGGCGCTGAATAATGGAAGTCCGGCGATCGATTCGGGTGACCCGTCACTTTCCTCGACAACCGATCAGCGGCGGGCCAGAAGAAATACGGACGGCAACCGTAACGGCACCCCGGGCGTCGATATCGGCGCGTTTGAAGCGCAGACGAGCGTGGTCGATTACGATGGCGACGGAACCGCGGACCTCTCGGTGATGCGGACCAACTTTCCGGGTGTTGCCGACGGCGCAACGTCGCTCGTCGGTCAGCCGCGCGTCTGGTATTTCGGACGAAACATAGAGAACAATCTTCAGGAACAGATCGCGCCGAATCCGAATGGAGTCACTTCCATTCAGTTTGGCCTCGATGACGATATTGCGGCGCCGGCGGACTATGACGGCGATGGCCGCGTCGATGTCGCCGTCTTTCGGCCGACGACCGGTATCTGGTATCTCAATCGTTCGACCGCCGGTTTTCAGGCTCTTCAGTGGGGACTCTCCGGAGACGTTCCAGTCCCGGCGGACTATGACGGCGATGGCAAGGCGGACATTGCGGTGGTTCGTTCGGGAGTTTGGTACATCTTGAAATCGCAACAGGGTTACACCGGGTCGTTCAACCTCGGAAACGCCAATTCGAAACCGGTTCCGGCGGACTATGACGGCGATCTGAAAGCCGATCCGGCGATCTTCGAGAACGGGAATTGGACTGTTCTTCAGTCCTTGAACGGACAGCTTGCAACCCAATTCGGACTGGCAACGGACATCCCGATTCCCGCGGACTTCGACGGCGACGGCAAAGCGAATATCGCGGTATTTCGACCGTCGAACGGAACGTGGTTCATACTCAGACCGGCCGGCGGATTCGACACGACCCAGTTCGGACTCGCGGGTGACAAACTGGTTCCGGCGGACTACGACGGGGATGGGAGAACCGACATCGCGGTTTGGCGGGCAAACAACCAGAACGGTCGCGGAAACTGGTACATCCTGCGGTCGCGCGATGGATACGTCCTCAACGACTTCGGATTCTCGAATGACGCGCCGACCCCAAACGCGTTCGTTCGTCAATAGAAATCGACCGATCAAAATAGACGCTCGCCCTAAAGCCGATCTTCGAAAGAGCGGGCGAACGATCGATAGCACCACGCGGAGCGAAAGCGTCGCGTGGTGCTTTTCGATGCTATCGGACTTTTCTGACCTTGTCTCCGCGGCGGACGAAACCGGATCTGATCACCTTCGCGTAGATGCCCCGAAGATGGTGGCGTCTTCCGATCGGCGAGTTGACGAAGAGCATCGCTTCGAGACCGAAGCGCTCGACGAATTTCTTGCAGCCGTTGTGCGGCTTTTCGGTCACCTCAAGCATCGCTTCACCGACCTCGAGCCGGCTTCCGTTCGTGATGTTCTCTTCCGAAAGATCGAGATCCACGTATAGCTGGTCTCCCGCCAGCGCGCGGCGTGAGTCGTCCCGCGCGATCAGTCCGACGAGACGTGAGTTGATCATCGTGATCTGTGAATCGATCGCGCGGCCGGAACCGAACCAGTTGTCGCCGACGAGTCCTTTTTCGACATCGAGCTCACCCGTTTCAAGCTCTTCGCGTTCGTTTTCGCGGGGGCGCCGGACGATCAGTTCCAGCACACCAACATCCTTTGGCGACGCAAGGACGCTCTCGAGCGCGGCTTCGATCTCGGCGGTTGTCAGGTGATTCATCGATCCATAAACTCCGCGATCAGTCTGTGAAAATGATGCGTGCCCTGTTCACGCGTTGGCGAATAGCGGCCGCGGTCGTAGAATCTCGAACGAATCCCGCGCTGGACCGATTCGACGACCGCCTGATCTTCGAATTCGACGGTCTCAAGATCCGCGCCGGCGCCGGTTTCGCGCTTCGACTCGTCCGCGACGAATGTCAGGTACGACACCCGCGTCAAATCCGATCGGACGGGTTTGACGACGTTCACCGAAACACCCCACGGATAGTAATTGAGCATCAGATTGGGGAAAACAAAGAAGTAATAGGCGGCGATCCCGCCGGCGAATGTAGCCGAAATCTCCGGCGAATCAGCGGCCGCGACCTGGAGACTCGAAAAACGGAACGTCTCGGTCCGATACGAACCGTAGTCAATCGCGCGGTTCAGCCCCGAATGGACGTATGGAATGTGAAATCCTTCGAGATAATTCTCACAGTACAACGCCCAATGCGCGTTGACCTCGTAATCGTCCGCCGCCGCGAAACGGAGCGGACCGGAATAGAGTCCGGATGCAATTCGGCGCACATCGGCCAAAAAGACGTCGATGGACGCGGCGGGTTCCAGCGAAACGAATGCAAGATCCTGCCAATCCTCGCACGGAACTCGCGCCAGATCGTCACGTTCGGTAGGAAAGTTGAGCGTTTGCTCAAATTCCGGCATCGACAAAAAGCGTCCCGCAAGATCGAAACGGCGGCCGTGATAGCCGCAACGAAGCCCATTCGCGCGGCACTCGTCTTCGACCACGATCTTCCCGCGGTGCGTGCAGACATTTGACACGCAAGCGATCGATCCGCCGATTCGTGTCAGCGCGAGAGGTTCGTCGAGAAAACCCGGGAGCAAGACCACGGGCTTGACGTTATCGACGGTCGAAGCGACGGCCGACACTTGCCAGGTTCGCGCGAAGATCTTCTCCTTCGACTCCTTGAAAATCCCGTCGCTCGTGTAAAACTCGGACGGCAAGGTCTCGGCGAGGCGTATGTCAGGATTTATTTTGAATCTGGACATCGCACAATCGATCAGCTTTTGAAGAGGAAATACCGCGGTGCGCCGTTGCCGCGATCAAAGCCACGGCCGAAGAAACCGTCGGCGAACGCACTTGTAAACTCGTTCTTGATCCGTTCTTGCTGGGCGATGGCTTCGCGAAGATCGGTTCTCACCAGTTCGTCCCAATTCGCGGGAATCTCGATCGCACCGTCGAAATCATCCGATTCGACATATGATCCGCCACGACTGAGCGCGTTGACCTTATCGCTTTCAAGATGCCATTCGGCAAACAACCGGTCGCTATCGAGCCCGAGTTTGCCGCCATCGTTGTGCGCGGCCGGGTAGTCCGTTCCGTAGAAGTTAGGCTCGTAATGCCGGACGATCGCGCCTAATTTCTCCAAATTGAAATAAGCGTTCCGGGCCTGGACCGGCTGAAACGTCCATTTGATGAACTTCACGCCTTCCGCGAGGGCGCGTTCGCGCTGCGCCCACTTGAGTCGCGCGCCGATCCCAAAACTCTGAAAATCCCGAGCGACCGCGGTCATATGCGAGTAGAACGCGTGTTCGCCGCGCAGGAACGCCGGAACGCTGAGGACGAATCCGACCAAACGATCGCTCGAAAAAGCACCGAGCGCGAAACCGCCCGCGTTCTTCGTGACGATGAAGTGGCGAACCGGCGAGATCTCGATCTCGGGCAATGCGAATACATCGCGTTGGAGCTGAACGCAAGCGCTCAATTCATCAACCGTAAGGCATTCGCGAACAATGATTTCTGAGTTTGAATCTGCCGTCATTCCGTCAACAAATTTATCAGAGCAGGGCAGGATTAGACAATTTGCACGACAAAATATTTGCTTAACTTCTGACTTGCCGATTTGGTATTATGATAAACGGCGATCAACACTTTTTCCGCTCGCCGTTCGCTTTCCCAATGAGTTCACACAGTAATTTGGAAATTTCCGGTAATCTAGCCGATCACCCGTTGGCAGAGGTTCTGACGGAGTTGCTCTACGCGGAGCTCGACGGGTCGATTCGACTTTCCACGCACGATTCAAAAGCGGTGATCTACGTTCGCGATGGCGAACTTCTTTTTGCCGTTTCGAATCAGCGACGATTCCGTATGTTTCAGATGCTGCTCGACGCGAACCTGATCACGAAAGCGGCTTTGGTCGACATTCCCGAGTTCACCAACGACGTTTTGCTTGCAAAGACGTTGCGTCAAAGGGATCTTGTACCTGAAACAGCCCTCGAGATGCTTCTCGCCAGACAGGTCGAATCGATTCTATATGAAACGATCGGCTGGAAGGAAGGCACTTGGAACTTCAGTCCGCTAGCGAGGATCAAAGGCGATATGCGCTGCAATATTGATGTTCAAGCCATTTTGGTCAAGTACGCGCGGGATCTGCCCCCGGATTCGATCGTTCGCCGCTTCAGAAGCTTCAAGGAATCGTTTGGTCGAAAAGCCTCGTTTCCGGCGCATATCAACCTTGTTCCGCGAGAGGCATTTCTCCTATCGCGTTTTGAGAACGGACTGCTACGAATAGAGGAGCTGAACCAAATGACGGGCTTGCCGGACGCCGAGAATCTGCGAGGGCTTTACTCCCTTTGGCTTGGCGGTTTCCTGATGCGTACCGGTTGGAACGCCCCGATCAGCGCGAGGCAGATCACCGAGATCCATTCGGCAAAACTCGAATTGAAGATGCCTGACGAGCCTGTTCCTGAACCGGTGGCTAACGAACCGTCGCAGCCGGTCGAAGCGGTTCCAAAACCAGAATCGCCGGTCGATTCACCGGGTCCTGTACCTGAACCGAAACAAGAGATCTCGCTTGAATCATATCTCTTACGAATCGAAAGCTCCGAAACGCACTATGAAACGCTGGATGTCCCGATCGAGTCTTCCGCAGAGCAGATAAAAAACGCCTATTTTGCGCTCGCCAAGAGGTTTCATCCCGATTTGCACTACAGAAGCGCCGACGATGAAAGCCGTCGCCGCATCCAAAACGCGTTTACCGAGATCGCGCACGCGTATGAGACGCTTCGCAACGAAGATACGCGGCTCGGTTACGATTACCGGCTGAAGGCGATTCTCGACGAACTGCGGCGGCAGGGCAAAAACCCCGAAAAGAAGGAGCCGACGAGTCATAAACAGCTAACTGAAGCCTCGGAAATCTTCGATCACGGATTCAATCTGTTGATGGAAGAAGAATATGAAGCGGCATTGCCCTATCTGACACGCGCCGTTTCAATGGCTCCCAACAACGCGCGATACCACGCTTATTACGGCAAGGTGCTTTCGGCCGATCGTTCGCTGAAATTCAAAGCCGAAGCAGAGATCCAAACGGCCATCAAACTTGAACCCGAAAATCCGACGTTCCGGCTTCTGCTCGCCGAGTTCTTTATTGACCATAATCTTCTCAAACGGGCCGAAGGCGAACTCAACCGTTTGATTGCGAATTTCCCAGATAATTCGGAAGCCCGCGCAATGCTCGACAGGTTGCGGTAGAAATCGTTAAACTGTACGGTAGTTTGAAGTTTTCGCCGCGATCCCGCTTTCTTCGAGCTGAGTCCGAAAAATATGGAAAGTATCTTTGCCGCCGAGTCGCCGGTAGTTGAATCGTTTGACGACGTTTCGACGGAACTTGGCGCGGAAATCGACGATTTTGAAGGTTACGCGCACGCGCACGGACGTCGCATCGCGGCGATCGCCGATGCGTTGGCCGAAAAGTTCAATTTTGCTTCCCACGACCGGTCTTCGCTGAGGCAGGCCGCAATGCTTCACGACATCGGTGAGATGCTGATGAATCGTGAGTACATTCGTTCAAGCCGCGTTCTGAACGACGATGAACGGATCGATATGCAACGCCACACGGTGATCGGAGAACAGGAAGCGGCGCGGCGCGGGAATTCACGCGCGGTCCAGCTTTTGATTCGCTGGCATCACGAATGGTGGAACGGCGGCGGCTATCCGGACGCGCTCGAGCGCGACCAGATCCCACTCGCCGCAAGAATTCTTCGGGTCGCGGACACGTACTGCGCGATGACCGATTCACGCCCTTACTCGATGGCAATTTCCGCCAGCGAAGCAATGCGCTACCTGATCGAATGGTCAGGAATCGAATTCGATCCGAAAGTAGTCGCGGCCTTTTTGTCGCTTCGCGAACTGCCCGAACTCGTCTCGTACGCCGACGAGCGTCCCGCAAATTTTGACTGAGATGCAGACGAATCAAACAAACAATACGAAAGGGTGGCTCGCATTCGAACTTACCGTCTTGAAACGGCTTAAGTTCGGATCGGTCGCGATGCCGTTTGCCAACGACGCCGGTCTGGGCAGTTACCTCAAACGATGGAACGTCTGCGTTCACGCCAACGATCTGACGTTGACCGGTTGGACGAAGTCGGTCGCCTCGATTCAAAACAACGGCGAGGTTCTGTCAGACGAAGACATCGAAACAGTTCTCGAAGATGCTTACGTCCCGGGTTACCGGCTTATGAATCCGGCGCTACGCAATTGGTTCGGCGAGACGGACGCGTGGTGGTTCGACAATGTTCGGCGGAACATCGAACGCCTGGGTTCCCCGGTGCGGCGAGGGATCGCGGCGACGATCGCGCTCGCAGTGGGCGATTACGCGCTCTCGTTCGACGAATCGACGCGTGAGCTTCGCCAGCCGCTTTCGACGGTCTTCAGGCGCCTTCGGACCTCGTTTCCGGCGCCGGTAAACAACAATCAAGCGAACACGTCCTCGAATATGAACGGTTACGACTTCATCGCCGAGTCGTTTCGCTCCGAGCTTATGTTTCTGCGTTTGCCGAAAGCCCACAACCTGAACCAGAAGAACTACCTAGGCTGGACCGCTTGGCGTGAGGAATGGCTCCGGGGCGGCGGCGATTTCTGGAGCGAACTCGAATTTCGGCAGGCCGGCCGTCTCGGAACGTCTTGCGAAACGAAATCGCAGTATCTGCGCCTCGTCGAGGAACTGCTGCGAACCGCTGCGCATATCAAGTTGTGGGCAATCGCGCAAACCGATGACGGCTACGTGACCACACAGGAATTGGTCGAAACGATCGGAAATGTCCGCCGGGTCGATACGATCTACACCAAGGACTTCAGCGAGCTTACCGGCTCCAAAGCCGTCATCATCACGGCTTGACGCGGGTTTCGTCGGGTTCGGCCAGACGGATCTCCTCTTTTTGCCTCAAGAACCAGATCAAACCCGAACTTCCGGCGAGCAAACCGGACACGATCGTCAGCAATTGCGCTGAAACATAGTTCAGCGAAAGACCCGCGAGATAACTTGAAAAACTGAAGATCGTGATCTCCGCGCCGCGGTCGAGGGTCGTTATGCGGCCGCGGATGTGATCCGGAAGGCCGCGTTGAAAGATGGTTTCCTGAACCGCGTATTCGGCTCCGACCACGGTTCGCGAAAAGACCACGAAGAGCGCGGCAAGCCAAACCGTAGGCATAATTCCCGCAAGCGCGAACAGCACACCGTGTGCGAGGAGCGCCCAGCCGATGAACGAACGCTCGATCCGGCGGCGTTCGACAAAAGACCCGACGCGGTGCGCGAGGATCATCCCGATCGTCAGCCCGACGCCGTTCGACGACATCAGCACGGCAACTATGAAATCGGCGTTTTGCCCGAGTCCGCCGAAAACCTTCGTCGCCAATCCTTCAAAAGCCAGAAAAGTCGCCCCGCCGCCGGTGGCCCATATGATGTTCATCAAAAGGATCGTCAGCGCGAAGCGGTTCCTGACGGTGTAACGCATTCCTTCCTTGAGTTCCGCCATAAACGACTCTTTCTCGCGTTTCGCCGTTTCGTCCTCACGCATCGCTTCCTCGGAAACAAGCGAGATCGAGACCGCGGAAGCGAAGAACGAGAGCGCGTTGATGACGAAAGCAACGTCGTACCCAAAATAGGCCGATGCGATCCCGCCGAGCGCCGAACCGATCGCCATCAGCAGAAAGCGTGACGAAAACATCAGCGCGGTTCCCGAAAGAAGTCCGTCGCGGCCCGCGATGTTCGGAATCGCGGCATTCTTCGCGCCGTCGAAAAACGCCGACGCCGTCGATAAAACCACGGCGCCTGAATACGCGATCCACATATCGTCGCGCGAATCGACGAGCAAGAAAACGAGCGCCAGAAAGCCGCGGACGACATCCGTCCAGATCATGATCTGCCGGCGCGAAAACCGATCGGCGAGCGTTCCCGCAAACGGCATCAGCACCGACCACGGCAGAGTCCGGCAGAGGAGCAGAATTCCCGCAGCCTCCGGTGAGGCGCCCGAGACGAGGCGGATCAGACCGAGGCCCGCGATGTAGTTGAACCAGTTTCCGAGTTCGGAGATCAACTGGCCCGCGAACAGGTTGCGGAAATCGCGATTACCCCTTAAGAGTTGTGAATAAGTTAAGTTCATTACAAACTCTTCAAAAACAAAAAAGCCGTCGAGTTTAACCCTGACGGCTCAAACTTCATTCGATCAAGTATTATTACGATCCGCCGAACGCGGGCGGACGTTTTTCGAAAAACGCGTGAACGCCCTCTTTGAAATCGTCGCCGCGCCCTGATTCGATCTGCAAACGGTGTTCGAGATCAAGCTGTTCAGCAAGGTCATTCGAGAATGTCGCGTTGAGCATCTTCTTGATCCTGCCGATCACCGCCGTCGGGGCAAGCGCGAGGCGGGCCGCCATCAGCAGCGACTCTTTCATCAAAGCGTCGGCTTCGACGACGCGGTTGATCATCCCGATGTCCAACGCCCGTTCCGCGGAAATCGTTTCGCCGGTCATAAATATCTCGGCCGCGAGTTTTTCGCCGACGGCGCGCGGCAGAAAGAACGATCCGCCGCAATCCGGTGAAAGTCCGATCTTCACGAACGCTTCGTTAAAACTTGCGCCGCTTGCAGCAAAAACCAGATCGCACGCGAGAGCGAAATTCGTTCCGGCACCAGCGCAAACTCCCTGAACCGCCGCGAGGAACGGAACCGGCGTTTCACGGATCAGGCGAATAAGATCGTGAAGCGCCTTGAGAG contains the following coding sequences:
- a CDS encoding VCBS repeat-containing protein — encoded protein: MLKEISVFAESFANTRIEVYKKVRTGALGIGIGIAAILGLSTAADAATFTVTSPSNSGAGTLRQAIIDANNAAGPDTINFSPAAFPAQISILSIASELTITSDISIEGFPDREIWINPGQASRIFQISGGVVQISDLLLFSGRVLGPESGGGIRISQGTTTLNRVTFWSCSAGNGGAIYVENGTLNLTNSTVSANTATSIGGAILINNSGATANITSSTFSANSASSSGGSIGVLTGTVNVRNSIFADGTAPSGPEISGTIVSQGYNLIKNAAGATITGVTTGNQLNVDPLLLPLNTNGGGSRTQALNNGSPAIDSGDPSLSSTTDQRRARRNTDGNRNGTPGVDIGAFEAQTSVVDYDGDGTADLSVMRTNFPGVADGATSLVGQPRVWYFGRNIENNLQEQIAPNPNGVTSIQFGLDDDIAAPADYDGDGRVDVAVFRPTTGIWYLNRSTAGFQALQWGLSGDVPVPADYDGDGKADIAVVRSGVWYILKSQQGYTGSFNLGNANSKPVPADYDGDLKADPAIFENGNWTVLQSLNGQLATQFGLATDIPIPADFDGDGKANIAVFRPSNGTWFILRPAGGFDTTQFGLAGDKLVPADYDGDGRTDIAVWRANNQNGRGNWYILRSRDGYVLNDFGFSNDAPTPNAFVRQ
- a CDS encoding MOSC domain-containing protein → MNHLTTAEIEAALESVLASPKDVGVLELIVRRPRENEREELETGELDVEKGLVGDNWFGSGRAIDSQITMINSRLVGLIARDDSRRALAGDQLYVDLDLSEENITNGSRLEVGEAMLEVTEKPHNGCKKFVERFGLEAMLFVNSPIGRRHHLRGIYAKVIRSGFVRRGDKVRKVR
- a CDS encoding Rieske 2Fe-2S domain-containing protein, translating into MSRFKINPDIRLAETLPSEFYTSDGIFKESKEKIFARTWQVSAVASTVDNVKPVVLLPGFLDEPLALTRIGGSIACVSNVCTHRGKIVVEDECRANGLRCGYHGRRFDLAGRFLSMPEFEQTLNFPTERDDLARVPCEDWQDLAFVSLEPAASIDVFLADVRRIASGLYSGPLRFAAADDYEVNAHWALYCENYLEGFHIPYVHSGLNRAIDYGSYRTETFRFSSLQVAAADSPEISATFAGGIAAYYFFVFPNLMLNYYPWGVSVNVVKPVRSDLTRVSYLTFVADESKRETGAGADLETVEFEDQAVVESVQRGIRSRFYDRGRYSPTREQGTHHFHRLIAEFMDR
- a CDS encoding GNAT family N-acetyltransferase, with protein sequence MTADSNSEIIVRECLTVDELSACVQLQRDVFALPEIEISPVRHFIVTKNAGGFALGAFSSDRLVGFVLSVPAFLRGEHAFYSHMTAVARDFQSFGIGARLKWAQRERALAEGVKFIKWTFQPVQARNAYFNLEKLGAIVRHYEPNFYGTDYPAAHNDGGKLGLDSDRLFAEWHLESDKVNALSRGGSYVESDDFDGAIEIPANWDELVRTDLREAIAQQERIKNEFTSAFADGFFGRGFDRGNGAPRYFLFKS
- a CDS encoding DnaJ domain-containing protein codes for the protein MAEVLTELLYAELDGSIRLSTHDSKAVIYVRDGELLFAVSNQRRFRMFQMLLDANLITKAALVDIPEFTNDVLLAKTLRQRDLVPETALEMLLARQVESILYETIGWKEGTWNFSPLARIKGDMRCNIDVQAILVKYARDLPPDSIVRRFRSFKESFGRKASFPAHINLVPREAFLLSRFENGLLRIEELNQMTGLPDAENLRGLYSLWLGGFLMRTGWNAPISARQITEIHSAKLELKMPDEPVPEPVANEPSQPVEAVPKPESPVDSPGPVPEPKQEISLESYLLRIESSETHYETLDVPIESSAEQIKNAYFALAKRFHPDLHYRSADDESRRRIQNAFTEIAHAYETLRNEDTRLGYDYRLKAILDELRRQGKNPEKKEPTSHKQLTEASEIFDHGFNLLMEEEYEAALPYLTRAVSMAPNNARYHAYYGKVLSADRSLKFKAEAEIQTAIKLEPENPTFRLLLAEFFIDHNLLKRAEGELNRLIANFPDNSEARAMLDRLR
- a CDS encoding HD domain-containing protein is translated as MESIFAAESPVVESFDDVSTELGAEIDDFEGYAHAHGRRIAAIADALAEKFNFASHDRSSLRQAAMLHDIGEMLMNREYIRSSRVLNDDERIDMQRHTVIGEQEAARRGNSRAVQLLIRWHHEWWNGGGYPDALERDQIPLAARILRVADTYCAMTDSRPYSMAISASEAMRYLIEWSGIEFDPKVVAAFLSLRELPELVSYADERPANFD
- a CDS encoding MFS transporter → MNLTYSQLLRGNRDFRNLFAGQLISELGNWFNYIAGLGLIRLVSGASPEAAGILLLCRTLPWSVLMPFAGTLADRFSRRQIMIWTDVVRGFLALVFLLVDSRDDMWIAYSGAVVLSTASAFFDGAKNAAIPNIAGRDGLLSGTALMFSSRFLLMAIGSALGGIASAYFGYDVAFVINALSFFASAVSISLVSEEAMREDETAKREKESFMAELKEGMRYTVRNRFALTILLMNIIWATGGGATFLAFEGLATKVFGGLGQNADFIVAVLMSSNGVGLTIGMILAHRVGSFVERRRIERSFIGWALLAHGVLFALAGIMPTVWLAALFVVFSRTVVGAEYAVQETIFQRGLPDHIRGRITTLDRGAEITIFSFSSYLAGLSLNYVSAQLLTIVSGLLAGSSGLIWFLRQKEEIRLAEPDETRVKP
- a CDS encoding enoyl-CoA hydratase/isomerase family protein — encoded protein: MEFETVKYELTESVAVITMNRPDALNALSLQLTRDLFDAINTAVADHARAVVLTGEGRAFCSGGDLREMQLMWKKEGRIEAFMEEPLKALHDLIRLIRETPVPFLAAVQGVCAGAGTNFALACDLVFAASGASFNEAFVKIGLSPDCGGSFFLPRAVGEKLAAEIFMTGETISAERALDIGMINRVVEADALMKESLLMAARLALAPTAVIGRIKKMLNATFSNDLAEQLDLEHRLQIESGRGDDFKEGVHAFFEKRPPAFGGS